A stretch of the Pelodiscus sinensis isolate JC-2024 chromosome 8, ASM4963464v1, whole genome shotgun sequence genome encodes the following:
- the LOC102451909 gene encoding dual specificity protein phosphatase 13B-like isoform X1 has protein sequence MAALPLSHPQADQDSSPYQRMAFHSLCTEDLLRPRIRSASSLTPRSQSSYQTPPLTELHRLLWTHTPSTGHVNEVWPNLYVGDLYTARDKAQLRRMGITHILNAAAGRFHIDTGAKFYRELPVDYYGIEADDDPHFDLSIYFYQAARYIRAALNSPRGRVLVHCAMGISRSATLVLAFLMICENKTLVDAIQTVRKHRGVCPNSGFLKQLQELDMRLTRERGRGADSFRL, from the exons GATGGCTTTCCATTCGTTGTGCACAGAGGACTTACTGCGCCCCAGGATACGAAGCGCTTCCAGCCTGACCCCCAGAAGCCAGAGCAGTTACCAAACGCCACCTCTGACAGAACTTCACCGCCTGCTGTGGACACATACCCCTTCCACTGGCCACGTGAATGAAGTCTGGCCAAACCTCTACGTGGGAGACTT ATATACCGCTCGGGACAAAGCCCAGCTTCGCCGAATGGGTATCACCCACATTTTGAACGCTGCTGCTGGCCGATTTCACATTGACACCGGAGCTAAATTCTACAGAGAGCTGCCTGTAGATTATTACGGGATAGAAGCCGATGATGATCCACATTTTGATCTCAGCATTTACTTCTATCAAGCGGCCAGATACATAAGAGCAGCACTGAATTCTCCAAGAG gcagagTATTAGTGCACTGTGCGATGGGGATCAGCCGATCAGCAACGCTTGTGCTTGCTTTCTTAATGATCTGTGAAAACAAGACGCTTGTGGATGCAATTCAGACTGTGCGTAAACACCGCGGGGTCTGTCCCAACTCCGGTTTCCTGAAGCAGCTTCAGGAGCTAGACATGCGGTTAacgagggagagaggaagaggagccGATTCCTTCAGACTTTAA
- the LOC102451909 gene encoding dual specificity protein phosphatase 13B-like isoform X2 has product MAFHSLCTEDLLRPRIRSASSLTPRSQSSYQTPPLTELHRLLWTHTPSTGHVNEVWPNLYVGDLYTARDKAQLRRMGITHILNAAAGRFHIDTGAKFYRELPVDYYGIEADDDPHFDLSIYFYQAARYIRAALNSPRGRVLVHCAMGISRSATLVLAFLMICENKTLVDAIQTVRKHRGVCPNSGFLKQLQELDMRLTRERGRGADSFRL; this is encoded by the exons ATGGCTTTCCATTCGTTGTGCACAGAGGACTTACTGCGCCCCAGGATACGAAGCGCTTCCAGCCTGACCCCCAGAAGCCAGAGCAGTTACCAAACGCCACCTCTGACAGAACTTCACCGCCTGCTGTGGACACATACCCCTTCCACTGGCCACGTGAATGAAGTCTGGCCAAACCTCTACGTGGGAGACTT ATATACCGCTCGGGACAAAGCCCAGCTTCGCCGAATGGGTATCACCCACATTTTGAACGCTGCTGCTGGCCGATTTCACATTGACACCGGAGCTAAATTCTACAGAGAGCTGCCTGTAGATTATTACGGGATAGAAGCCGATGATGATCCACATTTTGATCTCAGCATTTACTTCTATCAAGCGGCCAGATACATAAGAGCAGCACTGAATTCTCCAAGAG gcagagTATTAGTGCACTGTGCGATGGGGATCAGCCGATCAGCAACGCTTGTGCTTGCTTTCTTAATGATCTGTGAAAACAAGACGCTTGTGGATGCAATTCAGACTGTGCGTAAACACCGCGGGGTCTGTCCCAACTCCGGTTTCCTGAAGCAGCTTCAGGAGCTAGACATGCGGTTAacgagggagagaggaagaggagccGATTCCTTCAGACTTTAA